In Nitrospirota bacterium, a single window of DNA contains:
- a CDS encoding sulfite exporter TauE/SafE family protein produces the protein MHEVINESANFIDLGTMQIVYLFVVGFIGGLVSGFIGSGGAFVLTPGMMSIGVPALVAVASNMCHKFPKALVGAIKRYRYGQVDVKLGVIIGVSAEAGVLYGASIQQRIKDSFGDAGSNLYVSVAFVLVLGIVGGIILKDVLKSMKSGTQDAEEKPTKLALWLRTVNIPGTMMYFKSMDAKVSVLFTIPLGFATGMLAATIAVGGFVGVPAMMYVLGVPGLLASATELVIAFVMGMGGSFKYALHGLVDIRLAMIILGGSLFGIQLGAIGTTYVKPFMIKVVMASIMLIVLVSRAIMIPVYLTKLKVINSLSDSALKIMSNTSFAIMILALLIGAFIILKALWSGLREERTLSSVRKELKKAYKAE, from the coding sequence ATGCATGAAGTCATAAATGAATCTGCAAATTTCATTGATCTGGGAACTATGCAGATAGTATATCTGTTTGTAGTGGGATTTATAGGTGGTCTTGTTAGCGGCTTTATAGGCTCAGGAGGGGCGTTTGTGCTGACTCCCGGTATGATGAGTATTGGGGTGCCTGCCCTTGTGGCTGTGGCCAGCAACATGTGCCATAAATTTCCCAAAGCCCTGGTGGGTGCAATAAAACGATACAGATACGGGCAAGTGGATGTGAAACTGGGAGTTATTATCGGAGTGTCCGCAGAAGCCGGGGTACTCTATGGCGCCTCGATTCAGCAACGGATAAAAGACTCCTTTGGTGATGCCGGCTCAAACCTCTACGTTAGTGTTGCTTTTGTGCTGGTACTTGGAATTGTCGGCGGGATAATTTTAAAAGACGTACTAAAGTCTATGAAAAGCGGCACTCAGGACGCAGAGGAAAAACCAACTAAATTAGCACTGTGGTTACGTACAGTCAATATTCCTGGCACAATGATGTATTTTAAGAGCATGGATGCTAAAGTATCTGTCCTGTTTACAATTCCTCTTGGATTTGCAACCGGAATGCTTGCCGCAACTATAGCAGTGGGCGGTTTTGTAGGGGTTCCTGCAATGATGTACGTTTTAGGAGTTCCCGGCCTTTTAGCCTCGGCAACGGAACTGGTCATAGCGTTTGTTATGGGGATGGGCGGGTCGTTTAAATATGCGCTTCACGGACTTGTTGACATAAGGCTTGCCATGATAATTTTAGGTGGCTCGCTGTTTGGTATTCAACTGGGAGCTATCGGTACCACCTACGTCAAGCCCTTCATGATAAAGGTTGTCATGGCCTCCATTATGTTGATAGTTTTAGTAAGCCGGGCTATTATGATTCCTGTATATCTGACAAAACTAAAGGTGATTAACAGCCTTAGCGACAGTGCTCTTAAAATAATGAGCAATACAAGTTTTGCTATCATGATATTAGCTCTTCTGATAGGTGCATTCATTATATTAAAGGCTCTTTGGAGTGGGTTACGGGAGGAAAGAACACTCTCTTCTGTGAGAAAGGAATTGAAAAAGGCTTATAAAGCTGAATAA
- a CDS encoding universal stress protein has protein sequence MDATKMEVMYRQELMGELKSILLAVDGSDYSKGAVEEAILLAKSCSIKLTMLFVQGLNDGFETGGMTFVETMDRRLDDYFDTVRERAAEENVELEIIIRRTSDAYRGIVDEALEKSSDIIIMGRRGMTGLKRMIMGSVTAKVLAYSPCKVLVVPKETEIRGEHIMLATDGSKYSEAAENEAVNMAARCPFVRSFHAVSVASTKEKTPEALRNLERVKTKAAKRGVAVETLSLVGEPYKAVVNASMESGADLVIMGSHGRTGIEKLLMGSVAERVVALAPCSVLVVKNGYM, from the coding sequence ATGGATGCAACAAAGATGGAGGTCATGTACAGACAAGAGCTAATGGGGGAGTTGAAATCAATACTTCTTGCGGTTGACGGCTCAGACTACAGTAAGGGAGCGGTGGAGGAGGCGATTCTCTTAGCCAAATCCTGTAGTATAAAATTGACCATGCTTTTTGTCCAGGGGCTGAACGATGGATTTGAAACTGGCGGCATGACATTTGTCGAAACTATGGACAGACGTTTGGATGATTACTTTGATACTGTCAGAGAAAGGGCAGCCGAGGAAAACGTAGAGTTGGAAATAATCATCCGTCGCACATCGGACGCATACAGGGGAATTGTGGATGAGGCTTTGGAAAAGTCAAGTGATATAATAATCATGGGGCGGCGCGGAATGACAGGCCTTAAGCGTATGATTATGGGAAGTGTTACAGCAAAAGTGTTAGCCTATTCTCCGTGCAAGGTATTGGTTGTGCCAAAAGAGACAGAGATACGGGGTGAACATATCATGCTTGCTACTGACGGCTCAAAGTACAGCGAGGCGGCAGAAAATGAAGCCGTCAATATGGCTGCCAGATGTCCTTTCGTCAGGAGTTTTCATGCTGTTTCCGTTGCATCCACTAAAGAGAAGACACCGGAGGCTCTGAGAAATCTGGAAAGAGTTAAAACGAAAGCTGCAAAGCGCGGAGTGGCTGTTGAAACACTTTCTCTTGTCGGTGAGCCGTATAAGGCAGTGGTTAACGCCTCGATGGAGTCAGGCGCCGATTTGGTAATAATGGGTTCTCACGGAAGAACTGGGATTGAGAAACTTCTAATGGGAAGTGTCGCTGAACGCGTTGTGGCACTGGCCCCGTGTTCTGTTCTTGTGGTTAAAAACGGTTATATGTAG
- a CDS encoding DUF5618 family protein — protein sequence MIRRSKKHPQGEALRYLANAREILETIEIDGDFYADVKPVREAFGTAYLAILEAIDEVLIHENGLSVKELPQSVDSYRAALQKHISVHNGKLLKDFERLYGALHIAGYYRGLITETNSVKDYLKVTERFIKKLIGN from the coding sequence ATGATACGCCGTTCTAAAAAACACCCGCAAGGTGAGGCCCTCAGGTATTTAGCCAATGCACGGGAGATATTGGAAACAATTGAGATAGACGGTGACTTTTATGCCGATGTTAAACCTGTGCGTGAGGCCTTTGGTACTGCTTATCTGGCTATACTTGAGGCCATAGATGAGGTGTTGATACATGAAAATGGCCTGTCGGTAAAGGAGCTGCCACAATCTGTGGATAGCTACAGAGCCGCCTTACAAAAACACATATCCGTTCACAACGGCAAACTGTTAAAAGACTTTGAGCGTCTTTACGGAGCCCTCCATATTGCTGGCTACTACAGAGGGTTAATCACTGAAACAAACTCCGTTAAGGATTATTTAAAGGTCACAGAGCGGTTTATTAAAAAACTAATCGGTAACTAA